In Rhipicephalus microplus isolate Deutch F79 chromosome 9, USDA_Rmic, whole genome shotgun sequence, one genomic interval encodes:
- the LOC142771326 gene encoding uncharacterized protein LOC142771326 has translation MRVRADTAPVKGGSAAVRPANGTDHRGGIGIRDTSSTQAAALAAVGRPRARSTALLPAETRHYKRRHGETDHENEAPSPMPSSSLSSSSSEPSSFAIVPWLTTETADHEPSALRRQSDVTTAPPSGVLMERAAVRPSFEADGTVALLTASSPVASMASKSPAAVFSGGETESNGERGDSGPWGGLVESTTLAASAALTRPGRTTEAGSVAAAPTTASPDLPEVINEADGYGDLQEV, from the exons ATGCGCGTCCGGGCCGACACGGCACCCGTCAAAGGCGGTAGCGCCGCCGTACGTCCAGCCAACGGCACCGACCATCGGGGCGGCATCGGGATCCGTGACACGTCCTCGACCCAGGCCGCGGCGCTCGCCGCCGTCGGACGACCCAGGGCACGCAGCACGGCCCTGCTGCCAGCGGAGACGCGCCACTACAAGCGCCGCCACGGAG AGACCGACCACGAGAACGAGGCGCCGTCACCAATGCCATCGTCGTCGCTGTCCTCGTCGTCATCAGAGCCATCGTCGTTTGCAATCGTTCCGTGGCTGACGACAGAGACAGCCGACCACGAGCCGTCGGCACTGCGTCGCCAGAGCGATGTGACGACAGCGCCACCAAGCGGCGTCCTCATGGAACGTGCAGCGGTGCGCCCCTCGTTCGAGGCCGACGGCACAGTGGCATTGTTAACGGCTTCGTCACCG GTGGCATCTATGGCGTCAAAGAGCCCGGCAGCCGTTTTCAGCGGGGGAGAGACAGAGAGCAATGGCGAGAGGGGTGACAG CGGCCCCTGGGGTGGGCTTGTGGAGTCGACCACTCTCGCCGCGTCGGCAGCCTTGACTCGGCCGGGGAGAACCACCGAGGCTGGATCCGTGGCGGCGGCGCCAACGACCGCCAGCCCGGACCTGCCCGAGGTGATAAACGAAGCCGACGGCTACGGCGACCTCCAGGAGGTCTAG
- the LOC119165016 gene encoding uncharacterized protein LOC119165016 gives MATLKRTASKLQHEGRDQKHAEPHGQAQPTPNANTAPPAAAAIPPAPAAIALRPSGSRDSSSSSSTSWSTSMPEEYGTLDSTSTSTSTATLRSGGRGKRRHSHTAYPGRRKGSTDTGTETEPQDKRGTKFWIYTVVATTLVIATTSAIGMSLRATEAATPEPPEYTLPKGVTVTAPTAPKCNCATASPGSPEAGRRRRHSKTESPDELAASGGNASDVERLDDEKGEDAVPDDGVPQKKVAGKATRSLVAFKIGPGRPKNVGESATSPKPAIRNRTSARKTSKPRARRREQPRSAKKRATIKNAAGKSTASATSRTSPPGSTKTVESFVQPEVNEAADWERERPLVNAERRSSNAAAKPSDGTEKGGALNAAARHAAGTAAFTKRRRRGSG, from the exons ATGGCCACATTGAAGAGAACCGCCAGCAAGCTTCAGCATGAAGGCCGCGATCAAAAGCATGCAGAGCCACATGGGCAGGCGCAGCCAACTCCGAATGCGAACACTGCgccaccggcggcggcggcgatcCCTCCCGCACCGGCGGCGATCGCGCTGCGTCCAAGCGGGTCCCGCGACAGCAGCTCTTCGTCGTCGACTTCGTGGAGCACTAGCATGCCCGAGGAGTACGGCACCTTGGACTCGACGAGTACGTCGACCAGCACGGCCACGTTGAGGAGCGGAGGAAGAGGCAAGCGTCGGCACAGCCACACCGCGTACCCCGGTCGCAGAAAGGGGTCCACCGACACCGGCACCGAGACGGAGCCGCAGGA TAAAAGGGGAACCAAGTTCTGGATTTACACCGTGGTGGCCACCACGCTCGTCATCGCCACGACCAGCGCTATCGGCATGTCGCTGCGCGCAACCGAAGCCGCGACGCCAGAGCCGCCGGAGTACACCCTGCCCAAAGGCGTGACGGTCACCGCGCCGACAGCGCCCAAGTGTAACTGCGCCACGGCGAGTCCCGGTAGCCCCGAAGCAGGGAGGCGTCGGCGGCACTCGAAGACCGAAAGCCCGGACGAGTTGGCGGCGAGCGGCGGCAACGCCAGCGACGTCGAGCGGCTCGACGACGAGAAGGGGGAGGACGCCGTGCCAGATGACGGCGTGCCGCAGAAG AAGGTGGCCGGCAAGGCTACGCGGTCCCTCGTCGCGTTCAAGATCGGACCGGGACGACCAAAGAACGTCGGCGAGTCAGCCACATCGCCAAAGCCCGCCATTCGAAACCGCACAAGCGCGCGAAAGACGTCAAAGCCGCGCGCGAGGCGACGAGAACAGCCCCGGTCCGCGAAGAAGCGGGCGACGATCAAGAACGCCGCCGGAAAGAGCACCGCCAGCGCTACCTCGAGGACTTCACCTCCTGGGTCCACGAAGACGGTCGAGTCGTTCGTGCAGCCCGAAGTCAACGAGGCGGCCGACTGGGAGCGGGAGAGACCGCTAGTCAACGCTGAACGGCGGTCGTCGAATGCTGCGGCCAAGCCTAGCGACGGCACAGAGAAAGGCGGCGCCCTGAACGCGGCAGCGCGCCACGCCGCTGGCACTGCTGCGTTTACTAAGCGTCGAAGACGCGGCTCAGGCTGA